In Vespa velutina chromosome 1, iVesVel2.1, whole genome shotgun sequence, the genomic stretch CTTAAATTTCGGttttttgatttaatgaaCAAAAACTAGCTATAACACGCCTATTAGCAGAATATTCATACATAAAAAAACACTTTACAAAGGTAAAACGAGATCATATAGGAATACCATATTATAAAGGGGTTACTTGTATAGTCATACTCTCCATAgacataataatttcattctttatacGATGCATGTTTTAGGGCTATTTTatcaaaagattattttatcttattgagatattaattttaaaaaatggaaGGAAATACATTCTATATAGAGactacatttataaaatatgaaaatccaCAATTTTTGTGGCCTGTTCAACAATTCCATTCTAACACAATTTTAATGTCACCCGTGTTTCTATTACCGTCTTGTACATATACAGTTACGATGGAGCATACTAGTCGTAGTCTAACTCTAGAATTTGATTTCGACGAGGAACAATATGGTGGATATTTAAGTGTTGTATATTCTATGTTAGATTGTTGTCAAAAGACACAAATTATTAATGGGACCAATAAATCAATCATATATCAAAACGTGTCTTCATTTTACAGCAAATTTGATCTGTCACTTAAAGTCACTCATATACTTCCTGTAACTAAACAATTGCCCAATTTCAAGATAAAACATATAcgagaaataatgaaacatataagttcattacattttaattcaGAATTAAGCGATTTAACAATTTGTGTTGAAGATTCAGTATATCCAGTGCACAAATGTATACTTGGAGCACATAGTCctgtatttgaaaatatattcacaTCTGGAatgaaggaacaaaaagaaggcAGAGTTTATATAACAGATTTAACAAAAGGAACATGTACCTCTATGatgtcttatatatatactaatagaCTTGAAGATTTAGATAATATTGCAAGCgaacttattattatagctGACATGTATAATATACTAGATTTAGTAAAGTTATGTAAAGATGCTTTGATCAAGCAAATGAATGAAGAGAATGTATTCGACACTCTTGTTATTGCAGATAAATTACATATGCATGATCTAGAATTACTTTGTCTTCAATATATATCACAATACAAGACCATTATTCATTCAAGTAAGGAATatgaagatataaagaaatatccaAATATAGTAGCAAAAATTTTAGATTACTTCATGggctaataat encodes the following:
- the LOC124957547 gene encoding speckle-type POZ protein isoform X2; amino-acid sequence: MEGNTFYIETTFIKYENPQFLWPVQQFHSNTILMSPVFLLPSCTYTVTMEHTSRSLTLEFDFDEEQYGGYLSVVYSMLDCCQKTQIINGTNKSIIYQNVSSFYSKFDLSLKVTHILPVTKQLPNFKIKHIREIMKHISSLHFNSELSDLTICVEDSVYPVHKCILGAHSPVFENIFTSGMKEQKEGRVYITDLTKGTCTSMMSYIYTNRLEDLDNIASELIIIADMYNILDLVKLCKDALIKQMNEENVFDTLVIADKLHMHDLELLCLQYISQYKTIIHSSKEYEDIKKYPNIVAKILDYFMG